The following is a genomic window from Parabacteroides johnsonii DSM 18315.
CGGCATCTGTCTGAAAATGGTCTTGCCTGCCATTGCTCCGATTGGCAACGGCAGGGCAAGACGGTTGGAAGACAGGCAACACATGACAGCCGGGAATAGTCGCAGGAACAGATTCACGCTTGCCGTGTCCTGCATCCGGCGGCATTTCCGGCTGACAACGGAAACGAAAAAGGAAAATGACAAGACTGTCCACGCCGTTCAGCACAAGCACATAAAAGAAGTGTCCGCGACGATGGCAGTGTCACTGGTGACATTGTGGTCGTCGTGGGCTTTTCTTTGCTTGTGCCGCTTCTGGAATGGGCTTGCGCACATCAAGCCGGAAGCCGTTTTCAGAACAGGAAAAATGATGGAGGATAAAATTGCGGAGAAATAAAAATTGCAGGAAACCTTGCAAAGATAGATGCAGTTTTGTACCTTTGCAAAAGGTAAGTACGTTCTTTCGCTTGATGCAAAATGAGGCAGATTATAGAAGTTCGCTGGTTTCTAAACCGTTAACAAGCCTGTTTTGTTTCTATGTTAATCATCTCATATTTAGAAAGATATAATTTTTATTGTGTCTTGCCTTATATGTTGTCAAGTCAATAGGAATACTCAACCTTTCTCCTATTTCTTTCAAAGACTTATTCACTTTCGCTATAATCTTATGAATCCTATTTACTTTCTGTTGTTCCGTCTTATGAAAATTGGATAGAATAGGGAATAAATAGGGATTATCAGGCATTGAGTATTTCTGAATCAATTTAATAGCCTGTTCCTGCAATGAAACCTTTATCTGCTTTTGAGTTTTCTTTCTGATATAGATTAATCTATTTTCCAAGATATTATCTTTTGTCAGACGAGCAATGTCCCCAAAGTTAATGCCTGCTGCCAAATATGAAAAAGTAAACAAGTCTATAGCTAAACATTCCAAAGGCGATTGCCCTTGATAATTTAGTATTGATAGAATCTCACCTTTCAGAATTGAACGTTTGGCTGTAGTTTGGCTTAATTTAGAGACTTTAAACGAATAAAAAGGATAATATTCTGATTTAACGATCTTCTCCTCTATCGCAAGATTATAAATCACCCGTAAATGCCTAAAGCGTGTTCCCAATGTGTTTATAGCCAATCCTTGACTTTGCAACCACACCTCATAACGTTTTAGCCAGATAGTGTCTATATCAGAAAAAGGAATATCCAAATGCTTGTTGAACTTTATAAGAGAGTACATAGTACATTTATACATATCCGCATAACGTAAACGATTTGCAGATTCAAGTTCTTGAATATACAGGTTAAAGACCTCTTGTACAGTTTTACGCTTTACTGGTTTGTTCACCTTCTCCATTAAAGAAGTTGCAGTAAATTCTTTTTCCTGTGATTTAAACTCTATAACCTTATCTGTATAGACTTTTACTTTCTCCGCTATTAACCTTTCTAAGTACTCCTTATTTGGACATTTAGAAGTTGGTTTGTTGACTTTAAAATCCCAATATTTAGGCAATATGGAAATACCAAGACTTTGATATTTCATTTTTCGATCCTTACAAACACGAATCATCAAAGGTGATTCATTGTTTTTCAAGACTTTAGATTTGTAACATACGACATTGACTGTTGTACTCATGGTTTAAACGCTGGTTTAAACAAACCACGAAAACCACAGAAAAAGCCATAAAAAAAGCAGTCATCGAAAAAGATAACTGCTTGATATTGTGAGCCGAAAGCCGGACTTGAACCGGCGACCTACGCATTACGAATGCGTTGCTCTACCAACTGAGCTATTTCGGCGACATTTACTTCCTGAATGCGGGCGCAAATATAAGAAGTCTATTTGACATCTGAAAGAAGTTTCGCTAAAAAATCATCTAAATCTGCATCTAAATCTTTTAAAAGAGGATCATCCAAACGAAGATTTTCATCGTCCAAGAACAGAAGTTCCTCAATAACAGAGAAATCCTCATCTGTCAGGCTTACCGAGAACGGTTTCAAAAAACAAGGGTTTTCAAAAACTTTTTTTGTAACCAAAACGGCAAGCACGGCTTTCAAAGTTGCAGCAACCTGCTGAGTGAACTGATCGTCATCACATGTCGTATTCACCCAATCGAAAATGATAGTCTTCTCAACCAGCGCATCCTCTTCATCATAAATAAGCAACTCTCCACTTTCAGCATCCACCTGTACGTATAAATCGCTGTAACAGTTGCCAGCTTCGTTTGCCGCAAGTTTATTGATGGCCGAATTGAAAGTAGCTTCTATGACAGCTTGAACCTTTGCATTATTAGCACTCATATCTTATTATTTATTCTTTATTCGAAACGTCTGCCAAAAGTAATAATAATTCAGAGAATATAAGATTATTATTCTCCAAATTGCTTATTTAGTTTTTGATCTGAACGGATACGCTTGCCAAGAGCCTCTACATACAGCCGTTGCATTTTCGTATAATTATAGTCTTCTCCCTTTTTACTATTAAAAATCTCGTAAGATTTAGCAGCCCAGTTGTAGGCTTCCTTCAACTGAGTCTTCATTTCATAGTACAAAGCCAAGTTCGATGCAGCTTTTGCCCGTTCTTTCCAACGCGAAGAATTTTCATACACATGCTTCCAACGCAAAGCCGCTTCTTCCCATTTGTCGGACAAGGCATAGGCAGTCGCTTCTTTCCAACGCGCCCCCTCACCTTTGTAGAACCATCGGCTTTCATTATCCCAATGAGGTACAAAGTTCGGAGTAATCTTCGTACCTATATACTGTCCAGCAGCCCGTAAAGCTTCATCCGGCGACGGCAGATAAAGTTTCAATTGCTCCATATTGTCCGCGCTTTCAGACCAGAAAACACTATCCTGCACATAGACGGTGGCCAACGGATTGTCGCGTCCGGGAAGATAACCGCGGACGACTCCCGTAATCTCGACATCGACTCCTCCCACAACAAAACCTTCGGCAAAAGCAACAACATTTTTTTCCATCCGGAACAGCAGGCGGTCGAACGAAATAACAGCGTCCGTCCCTGTCTCCCGGCACAATTCTTTCACCGCTTCGGGCGTCAACTTTTCATCCACCAAATATTTTGTATCCTGACGGGTGCCATCATGATAGAGAAGGACATCATTGAAGAAAGAAACATCCACAATCGATTTGCCTAAAGAATGGCAGGCATCATACAAAGCACTATCCGCATGGGCGCGGGCCGTGTCCTGCACAGTTCCATATAAATTATAGGTATAACCGACATCATCAGGCTGGGGAACGGCGTTATTAACAATCAAAACCTTGTCGACCTTCTTCGGGAAAGTAATCTCGGCCGGGTTATAAGTTTCTATTCCGATATATTCAATGGTGCTGCACGCCGAAAACAGGCAGGCCACTAACAGATACAACGTTGTTCTCATCTTTACATTTATGATTTATAATTTATGAATTATGCTTCACAACTTGTGCTTCATAAGTCATAAATCACAAATCATAAATCATAATTCTTATCATGCCATATCACTAACGGCCTTGAAATAGCCGATAGACTCTGCGATACCGAGGAAAGGATCTTTCATGTCCTTTTCGAACTCCAGACTACACATTCCGGTATAGTTCACTTCGCGCATCATACGAATCAACGCGGGGAAGTCGATCTTTCCGCGACCGATCTCGATACCGCGTCCGGCTTTTGAAGAATCCGTCACATCCTTAATGTGCATATCGAACACGCGGGTATGATATTTCTTCAAGTCGGCAACAGGATCGCAACCATTACGCAGGTCGTGACCAACATCCAAACACATACCAATACGCGGATCCAGATCTTTCGTATGTTCCCAAACATCCGTTGCATCCGGATAAGTCTTGATATCGGGTCCGTGCAAATGGATCGCATAATTGAAGTCGTACTCTTTCACTTTTTTGTCTACATAAGGCAAAAGTTCGTAATTTGGTACGCCGACAATCGTTTTCACACCTACTCGCTTCGCATATTCAAAACCACGATCGATTTCAGCCTCGCTCTTCATATAGATAGGACCGACAGCATATCCAGTCACACCATACGAAGCGCATTTTTCATGAAACGCCTTGATCTCTTCGTCCGTACTTTTGAACGGCAAGTGGAAATCCTTGATACAAAGATAATGAATATCCAAACGCTGCAAAGTTTTTAACGTAGTTTCCAAGTCAAAGTTTACAAATGTGTACCCAGCCATACCCAAATGAAAAGGATTTACGGCCTTAGCAGCCTTAGGCTTCACTGGATCGGGCAATCCGGCCTTAGCCACGCTTGCCGTCCCCAGCAGAATAGCTCCTGCCAGCCCTTTCTTAAAAAAAGATCTTCTTGATTTCTCCATGATATTAATTTAAATATGATTACACTATTGTCGGCAAATATAATCTTTTTTTAGTGTGTACGATAACATTTAAAAGAAAAAAAAGCCGTTGCATCCGTATATTTACGGGACAACGGCTTTTATGATATTCCAATCGAGTTCTTTATTTCTTCAAAGCTGCAATGCTTTCCTCGATAGACTTGATTTTACTTTCTGCATCGGCCTGTTTCTTACGTTCCATTTCAATGACTTTGGCCGGAGCTTTGCTTACAAAACTTTCGTTACTTAACTTTTTCATGACAGAAGTCAGGAAGCCTTGCTGGTATTTCAACTCGTCCTGAAGCTTAGCCAACTCCTCTTCCACGTTGATCATATTACCCAATGGGACAGCATATTCCGTCGTACGCACCAAGAAGGAAACAGAACCGGCTGCTTTTTCTTCTGTACGGATGATGGACGACAGGTTACACATCTTAGCGATTACGGCGTTGAAGTGATCGTTGTGTTCACCCAGTACCTGCAATTCCAATGCTTCCTTATTCGGTATATTTTTCTGGAGACGTATCGTACGCACTCCACCCACAATTTCTTTTGCTATTTCGAAGTCTTCCAGATATAAGTTATCAACAGGAGCAACCTCCGGTATCAATGCGACCATCAGACTCTCGCCTTCCTTACGCGGTTCCAACGCTTGCCACAACTCCTCTGTAATAAAAGGCATAAACGGATGAAGCAGGCGAAGCAGAGCATCGAAGAAGCCAAGTGTTGATAAATAAGTTGACTTATCAACAGGTTGCCCGTAAGCCGGTTTAACCATCTCCAGATACCAGGAAGAGAACTCATCCCAGAAGAGTTTGTAAACAGCCATCATCGCTTCGCTCAAGCGGTATTTACCGAACAGATCGTCCATTTCGGCGATCGTCTTGTCCAACTGCATCTTAAACCATTTGACAGCAGTGGCTGCCGCCTCGGGCTGTTCGATAGTTGAATCGACCGTCCATCCTTTGATCAGACGAAAGGCATTCCATATCTTATTGTTAAAGTTACGTCCCTGTTCGCACAACGCATCATCGAAAGGAATATCGTTTCCGGCAGGTGCTGCCATCATCAATCCCATACGTACACCGTCTGCGCCGTATTGTTCGATAAGTTGCAGTGGATCAGGAGAGTTTCCTAATGACTTTGACATCTTACGGCCCAGTTTGTCACGCACGATACCAGTGAAATATACATTCTTGAACGGCATCTTGCCTCGATATTCATAACCGGCCATAATCATCCGGGCTACCCAGAAGAAGATGATATCCGGACCGGTCACCAGATCGCTCGTCGGATAGTAATAGTTGATTTCCTCATTATCCGGATCGTTGATACCATTAAACAAAGAGATCGGCCATAACCAGGAAGAGAACCAGGTATCCAACACATCCTCATCCTGACGCAGATCGGTCATCGTCAGAGAAGCGTTGCCGGTCTTTTCCTTGGCCATTTCCAAAGCTTTCTCTGCCGTTTCGGCTACGACATAACCGCCTTCGGGCAGGAAATAAGCCGGAATACGGTGTCCCCACCATAACTGACGGCTGATACACCAGTCCTTGATGTTTTCCATCCAATGGCGATAGGTATTCTTAAACTTAGGAGGATAGAATTTAATGTCATCCTTCATCACCGGTTCCAAGGCGATCTGTGCGAGGTGCTCCATCTTCAAGAACCACTGCATAGACAGCTTCGGTTCGATAGGCACATTGGTACGTTCGGAGAAACCGACTTTATTTTCATAAGCTTCCACCTTTTCCATCAGGCCGGCTGCTTCCAAGTCTTTTTCGATCTGCTTACGAACGTCGAAACGGTCCATGCCGACATACAAACCACCGGCTTCGCTGATCGTACCGTTATCATTGAATATATCGATAGAGGGCAAATTATATTTTTCGCCCAACATATAGTCGTTCACATCGTGTGCCGGAGTCACTTTCAGGCAACCGGTACCGAACTCGATATCCACATAATCATCCTCAATCACAGGGATCACGCGGTTTACCAGCGGAACAATCACTTTCTTCCCTTTCAACCAAGTGTTCTTCGGATCGTTCGGATTGATGCACATGGCCGTATCCCCCATGATCGTTTCGGGACGGGTTGTCGCAACAACCGCATAACGCCCTTCCGGATCACCTTCCACCTTATAACGAAGGTAATACAGTTTGCTATGTTCTTCCTTATATATAACTTCTTCATCGGACAGGGCGGTCAATGCTTTCGGATCCCAGTTCACCATACGGACACCGCGATAGATCAGTCCTTTCTCATAGAGATCGACAAAAACCTTGATCACGCTTTCGGAACGCAATTCGTCCATCGTGAAAGCCGTACGGTCCCAGTCACAAGACGCTCCCAACTTACGCAACTGTTTAAGGATGATACCTCCGTGCTCTTCCTTCCATTCCCAAGCATGTTTAAGAAAGTCTTCACGTGTCAAGTCTGTCTTCTTAATCCCCTGCTGTGCAAGGCGATTCACGACTTTTGCTTCGGTTGCAATAGAAGCGTGATCCGTTCCCGGTACCCAGCAAGCGTTCTTCCCCTGCATACGGGCACGGCGGATCAGAATATCCTGGATGGTATTGTTAAGCATGTGTCCCATATGAAGCACGCCAGTGACGTTTGGGGGCGGAATGACGATCGTATACGGCTCACGGCCGTCTGGTTTCGACTTGAAAAAGCCGTTATCCAAC
Proteins encoded in this region:
- a CDS encoding site-specific integrase, which encodes MSTTVNVVCYKSKVLKNNESPLMIRVCKDRKMKYQSLGISILPKYWDFKVNKPTSKCPNKEYLERLIAEKVKVYTDKVIEFKSQEKEFTATSLMEKVNKPVKRKTVQEVFNLYIQELESANRLRYADMYKCTMYSLIKFNKHLDIPFSDIDTIWLKRYEVWLQSQGLAINTLGTRFRHLRVIYNLAIEEKIVKSEYYPFYSFKVSKLSQTTAKRSILKGEILSILNYQGQSPLECLAIDLFTFSYLAAGINFGDIARLTKDNILENRLIYIRKKTQKQIKVSLQEQAIKLIQKYSMPDNPYLFPILSNFHKTEQQKVNRIHKIIAKVNKSLKEIGERLSIPIDLTTYKARHNKNYIFLNMR
- a CDS encoding DUF6340 family protein, whose amino-acid sequence is MRTTLYLLVACLFSACSTIEYIGIETYNPAEITFPKKVDKVLIVNNAVPQPDDVGYTYNLYGTVQDTARAHADSALYDACHSLGKSIVDVSFFNDVLLYHDGTRQDTKYLVDEKLTPEAVKELCRETGTDAVISFDRLLFRMEKNVVAFAEGFVVGGVDVEITGVVRGYLPGRDNPLATVYVQDSVFWSESADNMEQLKLYLPSPDEALRAAGQYIGTKITPNFVPHWDNESRWFYKGEGARWKEATAYALSDKWEEAALRWKHVYENSSRWKERAKAASNLALYYEMKTQLKEAYNWAAKSYEIFNSKKGEDYNYTKMQRLYVEALGKRIRSDQKLNKQFGE
- a CDS encoding sugar phosphate isomerase/epimerase family protein, translated to MEKSRRSFFKKGLAGAILLGTASVAKAGLPDPVKPKAAKAVNPFHLGMAGYTFVNFDLETTLKTLQRLDIHYLCIKDFHLPFKSTDEEIKAFHEKCASYGVTGYAVGPIYMKSEAEIDRGFEYAKRVGVKTIVGVPNYELLPYVDKKVKEYDFNYAIHLHGPDIKTYPDATDVWEHTKDLDPRIGMCLDVGHDLRNGCDPVADLKKYHTRVFDMHIKDVTDSSKAGRGIEIGRGKIDFPALIRMMREVNYTGMCSLEFEKDMKDPFLGIAESIGYFKAVSDMA
- a CDS encoding valine--tRNA ligase codes for the protein MEIASKYNPAEVEGKWYQYWLDNGFFKSKPDGREPYTIVIPPPNVTGVLHMGHMLNNTIQDILIRRARMQGKNACWVPGTDHASIATEAKVVNRLAQQGIKKTDLTREDFLKHAWEWKEEHGGIILKQLRKLGASCDWDRTAFTMDELRSESVIKVFVDLYEKGLIYRGVRMVNWDPKALTALSDEEVIYKEEHSKLYYLRYKVEGDPEGRYAVVATTRPETIMGDTAMCINPNDPKNTWLKGKKVIVPLVNRVIPVIEDDYVDIEFGTGCLKVTPAHDVNDYMLGEKYNLPSIDIFNDNGTISEAGGLYVGMDRFDVRKQIEKDLEAAGLMEKVEAYENKVGFSERTNVPIEPKLSMQWFLKMEHLAQIALEPVMKDDIKFYPPKFKNTYRHWMENIKDWCISRQLWWGHRIPAYFLPEGGYVVAETAEKALEMAKEKTGNASLTMTDLRQDEDVLDTWFSSWLWPISLFNGINDPDNEEINYYYPTSDLVTGPDIIFFWVARMIMAGYEYRGKMPFKNVYFTGIVRDKLGRKMSKSLGNSPDPLQLIEQYGADGVRMGLMMAAPAGNDIPFDDALCEQGRNFNNKIWNAFRLIKGWTVDSTIEQPEAAATAVKWFKMQLDKTIAEMDDLFGKYRLSEAMMAVYKLFWDEFSSWYLEMVKPAYGQPVDKSTYLSTLGFFDALLRLLHPFMPFITEELWQALEPRKEGESLMVALIPEVAPVDNLYLEDFEIAKEIVGGVRTIRLQKNIPNKEALELQVLGEHNDHFNAVIAKMCNLSSIIRTEEKAAGSVSFLVRTTEYAVPLGNMINVEEELAKLQDELKYQQGFLTSVMKKLSNESFVSKAPAKVIEMERKKQADAESKIKSIEESIAALKK